The following nucleotide sequence is from Nitrospira sp..
CTTTTCCGGACATGGCGTCCAGATAGATGGACAAAACTATCTCTTAATGCGGGATATCCCGTGGATCGAGTATGGTCGGCAAGCCCAACTGACCAGGGAGGCGATTAGCCTTAATGAAATTTTGAGCGATCTCACCACCGGCGCCCGCGCCCACCCTAAACAATCAGTCGTGATTCTGGATGCCTGTCGGAACAACCCTTTAATACCTCCGGGATATAAGGGCATACAAACTGCCTCAGGTCTCGCCAAGCCGTCAGCGACGGAAGGCCTCTTTGTCATTTACTCAGCGAGCGAGAACAGTGTTTCGCTGGATCGGCTCGCCAATGACAACAATTCAGTCAAGTATTCGGTCTTCACTCGGGCTCTGCTTCCACTACTAACCCAACCCCTAACGCTGCAAGATCTCAGTGTCGAGCTCAAGAAAAACGTTCTGGCCCTTACGAAAAGAGCACAGCGTCCTACTTACTATGATGGGACTGATGGAGAGCCGTTTTGTCTTCCTGGCTGCCTCACAGAAGCTGATAAGAGCTCAGTGAGATTTAAGGAAAACCTTACAGCCTCCGTTCATCCTAGCTTGTCGAAAGAACTCACCGGCAAGGACGGCGCGCCGATGGTGCTGATGCCGGTCGGCAGCTTTCAAATGGGGAGCACGAAAGACGAGGTGGACCGCGCGATCCAGACCTGTGTCAACGAGTATAAGAAAGACCAGCAGACCTGCGAAGACTGGTACAAAGGAGAACTTCCTCGGCACCAGGTCTCGCTCGACGCGTTCTATTTCGATAAGTACGAAGTGACGAACCGGCTGTTCCAACGGTTCGTGCAGGAAACCGGCTATCGAACTACAGCTGAGGAGAAAGGCAGCGCGTGGGCCTTTGTCGAAGGCAAGGGCTGGGAAGAGGTCAAGGGGGCCAATTGGCAAAAGCCGGAGGCCGGCGCGACCGTCTTGGCATCGAACCGGACGGAACATCCGGTGGTCGCGGTTTCGTGGGACGATGCGGTTTCGTTCTGCCGCTGGGCGGGCAAGCGGCTTCCAGCA
It contains:
- a CDS encoding SUMF1/EgtB/PvdO family nonheme iron enzyme: MQLLLRIGSWRTKWTHAISLLLLIVIWTPLVQAAEGKRVAFVVGIGTYDNLGADKQLRNAVNDAEGVSAKLAGIGYQVTKAPDLTRSVFSAKWQNVLDSLTRDDTFVLYFSGHGVQIDGQNYLLMRDIPWIEYGRQAQLTREAISLNEILSDLTTGARAHPKQSVVILDACRNNPLIPPGYKGIQTASGLAKPSATEGLFVIYSASENSVSLDRLANDNNSVKYSVFTRALLPLLTQPLTLQDLSVELKKNVLALTKRAQRPTYYDGTDGEPFCLPGCLTEADKSSVRFKENLTASVHPSLSKELTGKDGAPMVLMPVGSFQMGSTKDEVDRAIQTCVNEYKKDQQTCEDWYKGELPRHQVSLDAFYFDKYEVTNRLFQRFVQETGYRTTAEEKGSAWAFVEGKGWEEVKGANWQKPEAGATVLASNRTEHPVVAVSWDDAVSFCRWAGKRLPAEAEFEYAMRAGTTTQYWWGQGNPGTRRVENIADESAKHLLNVIMKGYNDGAVRTAPVGSYEANPWGLHDMSGNVREWTADWYDEGYYGKGPERNPKGPSSGQYRVLRGGSWADEPGYVRSASRGRAMPTTRLDGIGFRCAQDIPN